A genomic window from Leptolyngbya sp. BL0902 includes:
- a CDS encoding type II toxin-antitoxin system RelE/ParE family toxin, whose translation MKPYRFLTPALVEAEMASRFYESNRPDLGREFLDELEATIQRIVANPKAWQVLDQDVRRCRLRRFPYGIIYTLDGEMVIIISIMHLHRQPSAWRKNLPTDEP comes from the coding sequence GTGAAGCCCTATCGCTTTTTGACGCCTGCCCTCGTGGAAGCAGAGATGGCGTCTCGATTTTACGAGTCCAATCGCCCCGATCTAGGCCGTGAATTTCTAGATGAACTGGAGGCCACAATTCAACGCATTGTGGCAAATCCAAAAGCGTGGCAAGTGCTGGATCAGGACGTTCGTCGCTGTCGATTGAGACGGTTTCCCTACGGCATCATCTATACCCTTGACGGTGAGATGGTTATCATCATTTCGATTATGCATCTTCATCGACAGCCTTCTGCTTGGCGCAAAAATCTACCCACGGACGAGCCCTAG
- a CDS encoding addiction module protein, with protein MGVAFFNMDGILLIEEALKLSPFERAQLIDALWQSLDSSDQGAIDQAWLEESQDRLRAYRQGDIEAVDGERSLSDLKERLSR; from the coding sequence TTGGGAGTCGCATTTTTCAACATGGACGGCATTTTGCTAATCGAAGAAGCCCTCAAGCTCTCTCCCTTTGAGCGAGCCCAGTTGATTGATGCTCTCTGGCAAAGTCTCGATTCCTCGGATCAAGGGGCTATCGATCAAGCTTGGTTAGAGGAGTCTCAGGATCGGCTTCGTGCCTACCGCCAAGGTGACATCGAAGCGGTGGACGGTGAGCGGTCGCTGTCAGACTTAAAGGAAAGACTCTCCCGGTGA
- a CDS encoding TldD/PmbA family protein: MAFSIDDAKTCLDELCATWGKRVDYLAIRLEQSEGTDIFLRGGTIETLSEGLAIGGHVRACYKGGWGFASFNDLAELAAQVEDAVSAARMVGQDETLLAPVDPVQVVQRLPLTGTDPRHISLARKKDLCRHYADLLQSIDDRIATTSVRYGDITQRVLLVTSEGSHIDQAWSDMEMRFAATARDGDQVQTGRETTGSRRAYEDLEGLDQQVMASAKRAVDALDLPTVRGAAYEVVIDPILSGLFVHEAFGHLSEADMAYENPDLLEAMSMGRRFGPEALQIFDGASPQGHRGSYFYDDEGTPATTTQLIQDGVLVGRLHSRETAGKLGEAPTGNARCLNYHYSPLVRMTNTWIERGTTPVNDLFADIKEGVYARNWLEGMTNGEMFTFTAGEAWMIRNGELAEPVRDVTLSGNVFRTLADIVAIGDDFYWDESGGCGKGGQNGLPVGCGGPSLRIKNVVVGGEAEEW; the protein is encoded by the coding sequence ATGGCATTTTCCATCGATGACGCTAAGACCTGCCTAGACGAGCTTTGCGCCACCTGGGGCAAACGGGTCGATTACCTGGCCATCCGCCTAGAGCAATCGGAGGGCACCGATATTTTTCTGCGCGGCGGCACCATCGAAACCCTCAGCGAGGGCTTGGCGATTGGGGGCCATGTGCGGGCCTGCTACAAAGGCGGCTGGGGCTTTGCCAGTTTTAACGATTTAGCTGAACTCGCGGCCCAGGTGGAGGATGCGGTGTCGGCGGCGCGGATGGTCGGCCAAGACGAAACTCTGCTGGCTCCGGTGGATCCGGTGCAGGTGGTGCAACGTCTCCCCCTGACGGGCACCGACCCCCGCCACATTTCCCTGGCCCGCAAAAAAGACCTCTGTCGCCACTACGCCGACCTGTTGCAGAGCATCGACGACCGCATTGCCACCACCTCCGTTCGCTACGGCGACATTACCCAGCGGGTGCTGCTGGTCACGTCCGAGGGCAGCCACATCGATCAGGCGTGGTCGGATATGGAAATGCGTTTTGCCGCCACCGCCCGCGATGGGGATCAGGTGCAAACCGGGCGCGAAACCACCGGATCTCGCCGCGCCTACGAGGATTTGGAGGGGCTGGATCAACAGGTAATGGCCTCCGCCAAACGTGCCGTGGATGCCCTGGATTTACCCACCGTGCGCGGAGCCGCCTACGAAGTGGTGATTGACCCGATTTTGAGCGGGCTGTTTGTCCACGAAGCCTTTGGCCACCTCTCCGAGGCCGACATGGCCTACGAAAACCCCGACCTGCTGGAGGCCATGAGCATGGGCCGTCGGTTTGGCCCAGAGGCACTGCAAATTTTTGACGGAGCCTCCCCCCAAGGCCATCGGGGCAGCTATTTCTACGACGACGAAGGCACCCCCGCCACCACCACCCAACTGATCCAAGACGGTGTGTTGGTGGGGCGGCTGCATTCCCGCGAAACCGCTGGCAAACTGGGCGAAGCACCCACCGGAAACGCCCGCTGCCTCAACTACCACTACTCGCCCCTGGTGCGGATGACCAACACCTGGATTGAGCGCGGCACCACCCCCGTCAACGACCTGTTTGCCGACATCAAGGAAGGCGTCTATGCCCGCAACTGGCTGGAGGGGATGACCAACGGCGAAATGTTCACCTTCACCGCCGGGGAAGCCTGGATGATTCGCAACGGCGAACTGGCGGAACCCGTGCGGGATGTCACCCTGTCGGGCAATGTGTTTCGCACCTTGGCGGATATTGTGGCCATCGGCGATGACTTTTATTGGGACGAATCCGGCGGCTGCGGCAAGGGAGGGCAAAATGGTCTGCCCGTGGGCTGCGGTGGCCCCAGTCTGCGCATCAAAAACGTGGTCGTGGGTGGCGAAGCGGAGGAGTGGTAA
- a CDS encoding MarC family protein has protein sequence MPIILPLFAKAFLTLFVVIDPVGLVPLYLALVHDRSEEEQSQIAIRAVVVSAIILLAFGLAGAYVLHNLGISLQAFQIAAGVLLFKIALDMIFVHQERETQAEAKEAESRQDVSVFPLAIPLIAGPGSLASILVLSRESTNYYLGLSVVLAAAAVVILLCYIFLLLSRPLAKVLGQIGINVVTRVLGVLLAALAVQYMLDGLLILLQLPPAQAFGLDS, from the coding sequence ATGCCGATTATTCTGCCGCTGTTTGCCAAGGCATTTCTCACCCTCTTTGTTGTGATTGATCCGGTGGGTCTAGTGCCGCTCTACCTAGCCCTTGTGCACGACCGATCCGAGGAGGAGCAATCACAAATTGCGATTCGGGCGGTGGTGGTATCGGCAATCATTTTGCTCGCCTTTGGGTTGGCAGGAGCCTACGTGCTGCACAACCTCGGCATCAGCCTGCAAGCCTTTCAAATTGCGGCAGGAGTGCTGCTGTTTAAAATTGCCTTAGATATGATTTTTGTCCACCAAGAACGCGAAACCCAGGCCGAAGCCAAGGAAGCCGAATCGCGCCAGGATGTGAGTGTGTTTCCTTTGGCCATTCCGCTGATTGCTGGCCCCGGCAGCTTGGCGAGTATCTTAGTGCTCTCACGCGAATCCACCAACTATTACCTAGGGTTGAGTGTGGTATTGGCGGCGGCGGCAGTGGTCATTTTGCTGTGCTATATTTTTCTGCTTTTATCTCGACCGCTTGCTAAGGTCTTAGGCCAAATTGGGATTAATGTGGTGACGCGAGTTTTGGGGGTTTTGCTGGCAGCTTTGGCGGTGCAATATATGCTGGATGGCCTGCTAATTCTGCTGCAACTGCCCCCGGCCCAAGCCTTTGGATTGGATAGCTAA